Proteins from one Muntiacus reevesi chromosome X, mMunRee1.1, whole genome shotgun sequence genomic window:
- the EMD gene encoding emerin yields the protein MDDYAVLSDSELAAVLRQYNIPHGPVVGSTRKLYEKKIFEYETQRRRLSPPSSSASSFSYRFSDLDSASVDSDMYDLPKKEDALLYQSKGYNDDYYEESYLTTRTYGEPESMGTSKGFRQPSASLSDADPFHRQVREDNLFSLEEEGKDREHLLYGRDSTYQNITHYRPISNISRSSLGLSYYPTSSSTSSVSSSSSSAPSWLTRRAIRPEKQAPGAAGLGQDRQVPLWGQVLLFLVFAAFLLFVYYSMQAEDGNPFWAEP from the exons ATGGACGACTACGCAGTCCTGTCGGACTCCGAGCTGGCCGCCGTGCTGCGCCAGTACAACATCCCACACGGTCCCGTCGTTG GTTCCACTCGCAAGCTCTACGAAAAGAAAATCTTCGAGTATGAGACCCAGAGGCGGAGGCTCTCGCCCCCGAGCTCGTCCGCATCCTCTTTCTCCTATCGGTTCTCGG ACTTAGATTCGGCGTCCGTGGACTCGGATATGTATGATCTGCCCAAGAAAGAGGACGCCTTACTTTACCAGAGCAAGG GCTATAATGATGACTACTATGAGGAGAGTTACTTGACCACCAGGACTTACGGGGAACCTGAGTCTATGGGCACATCCAAGGGCTTCCGCCAGCCCTCAGCTTCACTCTCAGATGCTGACCCTTTTCACCGCCAG GTCCGTGAAGACAATCTTTTCTCTTTGGAAGAGGAAGGCAAGGATCG GGAACACCTCCTGTATGGCCGGGACAGTACCTACCAGAACATCACACACTACCGCCCTATTTCCAACATCTCCAGAagctccctgggcctgtcctattaTCCCACATCCTCCTCCACCTCGAGTGTGTCCTCATCTTCATCTTCGGCCCCTTCGTGGCTCACCCGTCGAGCCATCCGGCCTGAAAAGCAGGCCCCTGGGGCTGCCGGCCTGGGCCAGGATCGCCAGGTCCCGCTCTGGGGCCAGGTGCTGCTGTTCCTAGTCTTTGCTGCCTTCCTGCTCTTTGTTTACTACTCCATGCAGGCCGAGGATGGCAATCCCTTCTGGGCAGAGCCCTGA